One Fusarium falciforme chromosome 1, complete sequence genomic window carries:
- a CDS encoding CBF domain-containing protein has product MAKPSKKGKGLRRSLNGSGLDGKSLDKLTSSIDKKLTSNDHKRKQPPTKAAGDQHQKRQRNSEGSASDKKGSKIDNKTLLEEIKSLGGDERDLELIQDIDSEDEAFVQDSKAVDKSLKDELAAFSKQLGFEEVEVSEASDDEEEAEEAEDDDEEEGDEDEDESEEDEEEEEETKDVIPKKVGNLAFEPRADWHAAELRKLPGPSADGPSSFKGSVEALKQYAQQLLEEDAAKYRTSVFASSSHKFLSTIMSSGTLTDKVSALTLAVQESPVHNIRAFDALMSLASKKSRGQALGAIGALVDLLGPGTLLPADRRLRTFQTQPGLLGTLQRTPAATWTSDKPLPGKITSAHLIAWIYEDWLKETYFRIIQLLESWCSDEIDYSRTRALDFVYGLLKEKPEQEANLLRLLVNKLGDRDRKISSRASYLLLQMQNSHPGMKPIIVRTIEQEILLHPSQDHRSKYYAINTLNQTILGTKEPALAETLMRIYFELFTVILKTGSLGIAPPTESKPAEEPEDEEAIKKKLARRPRKRGGKPNKPVATEPETEAADKLVSAILTGVNRAAPFMVGNEAAMESHLDTLFKIAHSANFNTGIQALLLIQQISSSKTLANDRFYKTLYESLLDPRLVTSSKQALYLNLLLRALKNDVDSRRVKAFAKRMVQIAGVHQPAFTCGLLYVVSHLRETFPDLSTLLDEPEESSLDDKPGSERPVYDGRKRDPEYSNANQSCLWEVIPLQGHYHPSVTLYASSIVSPNEKAQKPDLDSHSLIRFLDKFVYRNPKAADASKGVSIMQPLRAAKDLGDIWLGSRGPAAATPSVNSAAFWKKKAEDVAAEDIFFHEYFQQVDRESRETKKKAQAEGDGEENDEQEDEIWKALVSTQPGVDPDDEGSDVGFDLDDSDMASDAGSSPALSLDSDMGEDDDDMSVDIEGSDDEMGGAMLSEDEDGFEVKEAKSEKPKSRRRQLKDLPMFASVDDYAELLAGEEDM; this is encoded by the exons atggccaaaccctccaagaagggcaaaggCCTTAGACGCTCGCTGAATGGCTCAGGTCTGGACGGGAAGAGCCTGGACAAGCTGACGTCTTCAATTGACAAGAAGCTGACTTCCAACGATCACAAGCGCAAGCAGCCCCCAACGAAGGCTGCAGGCGACCAGCACCAAAAGAGGCAGCGCAACTCCGAGGGCTCAGCCTCCGACAAGAAGGGCTCCAAGATCGACAACAAGACTCTCCTGGAGGAAATCAAGTCTCTGGGCGGTGATGAGCGTGACCTGGAGCTCATCCAGGACATTGATTCGGAAGATGAAGCTTTCGTCCAGGATTCCAAGGCCGTCGACAAGAGCTTGAAGGATGAGCTCGCCGCGTTTTCCAAGCAGCTCGGCTTCGAAGAGGTTGAAGTGAGCGAAGcaagcgacgacgaggaagaggctgaggaggccgaggatgatgatgaagaggagggcgatgaggacgaggacgagtctgaggaggacgaagaggaggaggaggagacgaaAGATGTCATCCCCAAAAAAGTTGGCAACCTG GCTTTTGAGCCCAGGGCAGACTGGCATGCCGCCGAGCTGCGAAAGCTGCCTGGACCGAGCGCTGATGGGCCCAGCTCATTCAAGGGATCTGTTGAGGCTTTGAAGCAGTACGCACAACAGCTTTTAGAGGAGGATGCCGCCAAGTACAGGACCAGCGTCTTTGCCTCGTCTTCTCACAAGTTCTTGTCGACAATCATGTCTTCGGGTACGCTTACCGACAAGGTCTCGGCTCTCACCCTCGCCGTCCAAGAATCTCCTGTTCACAACATCCGAGCCTTCGATGCTCTCATGAGCTTGGCCTCCAAGAAGAGCCGAGGTCAAGCCCTTGGTGCCATCGGCGCGCTTGTCGATTTGCTTGGTCCCGGTACTCTGTTACCTGCggatcgtcgtcttcgtacCTTTCAGACTCAGCCTGGCTTGCTCGGCACTCTGCAGCGAACTCCTGCGGCGACTTGGACCAGCGACAAGCCTTTGCCTGGCAAGATCACATCTGCTCACCTAATTGCTTGGATCTACGAGGATTGGCTGAAGGAGACATATTTCCGCATTATTCAACTGCTTGAGTCTTGGTGCTCGGATGAGATTGATTATTCTCGTACTCGCGCCCTCGACTTTGTCTATGGTCTTCTCAAGGAAAAGCCTGAGCAGGAGGCCAACCTTCTTCGATTGCTGGTTAATAAGCTCGGCGATCGAGATCGCAAGATCTCTTCCCGAGCATCATATCTCTTGCTTCAGATGCAGAACTCCCATCCTGGCATGAAGCCAATCATTGTGCGAACAATCGAACAGGAGAttcttctccatccttcCCAGGACCACCGATCCAAGTACTACGCCATCAACACTCTCAATCAGACCATTTTGGGCACCAAGGAGCCTGCGCTCGCCGAAACACTGATGCGCATCTACTTCGAGCTCTTCACCGTTATCCTCAAGACCGGAAGCCTGGGCATTGCTCCTCCTACCGAATCGAAACCGGCCGAGGAgccagaggatgaggaagcgaTTAAGAAGAAGTTGGCCAGGAGACCTCGCAAGAGGGGTGGCAAGCCCAATAAGCCCGTGGCCACGGAGCCCGAGACGGAGGCAGCTGATAAGCTTGTGTCGGCCATTTTGACTGGTGTCAACCGTGCAGCCCCCTTCATGGTTGGCAACGAAGCTGC TATGGAGTCACACCTTGATACACTTTTCAAGATTGCCCACTCGGCCAACTTCAACACAGGCATCCAGGCCCTTCTCCTGATCCAGCAGATCTCATCTTCAAAAACCCTCGCCAACGACAGATTCTACAAGACTCTTTACGAGTCTCTTCTGGACCCAAGACTGGTTACCTCGTCGAAGCAGGCTCTATACTTGAACCTACTCCTCCGTGCGCTCAAGAACGACGTCGACAGCCGCCGAGTCAAGGCCTTTGCCAAGCGCATGGTTCAGATTGCGGGCGTGCACCAGCCTGCCTTCACATGTGGCCTCCTCTATGTTGTTAGTCACCTGCGAGAAACATTCCCTGACCTCTCTACTTTGTTGGATGAGCCAGAGGAGTCCAGCTTGGACGACAAGCCTGGAAGCGAGCGACCCGTGTACGATGGCCGAAAGCGAGACCCGGAGTATAGCAACGCCAACCAGAGTTGCTTGTGGGAGGTTATCCCGCTCCAAGGTCACTACCATCCTTCGGTCACACTCTATGCCTCATCCATAGTATCGCCAAATGAGAAGGCGCAGAAGCCTGATCTAGACAGCCACTCGCTCATCCGATTCCTAGACAAGTTTGTCTACCGCAACCCCAAGGCAGCCGACGCTTCCAAGGGTGTGTCCATCATGCAGCCTCTGCGGGCTGCCAAGGATCTTGGCGATATTTGGCTGGGAAGCCGAGGACCTGCGGCAGCTACACCTTCTGTCAACTCTGCCGCATtctggaagaagaaggcggaaGATGTTGCTGCTGAGGATATCTTCTTCCACGAGTACTTCCAGCAGGTTGACAGGGAGTCTAGggagaccaagaagaaggcgcaGGCAGAGGGTGATGGTGAGGAGAATGACGAGCAAGAAGACGAGATCTGGAAGGCCCTGGTATCGACACAGCCTGGTGTTGATCCTGATGACGAGGGCTCGGATGTTGGTTTCGACTTGGACGACTCGGATATGGCTTCTGACGCAGGATCTTCGCCGGCTCTTTCTCTGGATAGCGACATGGgtgaggacgatgacgacatgAGTGTCGACATTGAGGGCTCTGACGACGAAATGGGTGGAGCCATGCtcagcgaggacgaggacggattcgaggtcaaggaggccaagagcgagaagcccaagtcgAGACGCAGGCAGCTCAAGGATCTCCCCATGTTCGCGTCGGTGGACGATTACGCCGAGCTCCTGGCGGGAGAGGAGGACATGTAA
- a CDS encoding Proline--tRNA ligase translates to MTASDEEFGHGKLIRGGFLRQAHSGIFQLLPMGLRVQDKIEKLLDKHMHSLFRLADRKEVPLILSPTHEEEITTLVAGTLKSYKDLPIRLYQITRKYRDERRPRHGLLRSREFLMKDLYTFDLTTAAAFETYRLVSAAYRAFFAELKLPYLVAEASSGDMGGDLSHEYHLPSAVGEDTVVNCDSCGYTANDEVATARAPSASKDAVAISASDIRVWRGISKDRKVLVNAWYPQSSEAFSESGLNLHAVKSAVSELDTSIDDPLPFWSEALESGKPKVINVVDARLAPTFESLRGQLPLLPKTLESHEVEHSTVGGTDSAEALNLVRITHGDGCPRCEEGTLKIHRALECGHTFHLGTRYSVPLDACVSLPQSELPKVAKEEGLTPGSRVPVQMGCHGVGVSRIFGAVAEILADERGLNWPRAIAPFEVAVIPTPGLDKESVEIYDNLVAGSSSQPGLDVVLDDRKQSFGWKMNDADMVGYPVVVILGKAFKQGGLCEVQCRQLSVKENVKLEELPHFISGENWRGITTSNSLSSSGDHLPRTIQRRGTMSGKQEMINLDTLEPQQLAQVKKQLDEELEHLTTSFAQLHGAQNKFKECLRCVQARAAAPKGSNSVLVPLTNSLYVRGELSNAETVLVDVGTGFLVEKKLKSAEKFYEGKVEELGNNLKDLEVIVQRKQTNARTIEEVLRQKIMAAQGQGDQQQA, encoded by the exons ATGACGGCCAGTGATGAGGAGT TTGGCCATGGAAAACTCATTCGAGGTGGCTTTCTCCGTCAG GCTCACTCTGGCATCTTTCAACTACTTCCTATGGGTCTTCGCGTCCAGGATAAGATAGAGAAACTACTTGACAAGCATATGCATTCA CTCTTTCGACTCGCCGATCGCAAAGAGGTGCCTCTTATTCTCTCTCCTACACACGAGGAGGAAATCACCACTCTCGTAGCCGGAACTCTCAAGTCATATAAAGACTTGCCCATCCGGCTGTACCAAATTA CTCGAAAGTATCGAGATGAGCGTCGCCCCCGCCACGGTCTACTACGCTCCCGAGAATTTCTAATGAAGGATCTGTACACCTTTGACCTAACAACAGCTGCTGCTTTTGAAACATATCGTCTAGTGTCTGCGGCTTACCGTGCCTTCTTCGCAGAGCTCAAGCTGCCGTACCTTGTTGCCGAGGCCAGCTCGGGCGACATGGGAGGCGACCTTAGCCATGAGTACCATCTTCCTAGTGCTGTCGGCGAGGACACAGTTGTAAACTGCGACTCTTGCGGATACACCGCCAACGATGAGGTTGCGACGGCACGAGCGCCCTCTGCGAGCAAGGATGCGGTTGCGATTTCGGCCTCTGATATTCGTGTCTGGCGGGGCATCTCCAAGGACCGAAAGGTTCTTGTCAACGCTTGGTACCCGCAGTCTTCAGAGGCATTCTCGGAGAGCGGTCTGAACCTACATGCGGTCAAATCAGCGGTTAGCGAGCTCGACACCAGCATCGATGACCCTCTCCCATTCTGGAGCGAGGCACTCGAGAGTGGGAAGCCAAAGGTTATTAATGTTGTCGATGCCAGGCTCGCGCCAACGTTTGAAAGCCTTCGAGGACAACTCCCTCTATTGCCCAAGACCCTTGAGTCTCATGAGGTTGAGCATTCCACGGTTGGTGGCACAGACTCGGCTGAAGCACTGAACCTGGTCCGCATCACTCATGGTGATGGCTGCCCTCGATGTGAGGAGGGAACTCTGAAAATCCATCGCGCCTTGGAGTGTGGCCATACATTCCACCTTGGAACCCGCTACTCGGTACCACTCGACGCATGTGTGTCTCTTCCGCAATCAGAGCTCCCCAAGGTTGCCAAAGAGGAAGGTCTCACTCCAGGAAGCCGTGTGCCTGTTCAAATGGGATGCCACGGCGTTGGAGTATCAAGGATCTTTGGCGCCGTGGCTGAGATCCTCGCTGATGAGCGAGGACTGAACTGGCCACGAGCCATTGCCCCGTTCGAGGTGGCTGTCATCCCAACACCCGGACTCGACAAGGAGTCGGTAGAGATTTATGACAATCTCGTGGCTGGAAGCAGCTCGCAGCCTGGCCTTGACGTTGTCCTCGATGACAGGAAGCAGTCATTTGGCTGGAAGATGAACGATGCTGACATGGTTGGCTATCCCGTCGTCGTGATCCTTGGCAAGGCTTTTAAGCAGGGCGGTCTTTGCGAGGTTCAGTGTAGACAACTCTCGGTCAAGGAGAATGTCAAGCTTGAAGAGCTGCCTCATTTCATCTCAG GCGAAAACTGGAGGGGCATCACGACAAGCAActcactctcctcctccggcgACCACCTACCACGAACTATCCAGCGACGAGGCACCATGTCTGGAAAACAAGAGATGA TCAACCTCGACACGCTCGAGCCCCAGCAGCTCGCCCAGGTTAAGAAGCAGTtggacgaggagctcgagcaCCTGACGACGTCCTTCGCCCAGCTCCACGGCGCCCAGAACAAGTTCAAGGAGTGTCTGCGATGCGTGCAGGCCCGAGCTGCCGCCCCCAAAG GGTCCAACTCTGTCCTGGTCCCCTTGACCAACTCGCTATACGTCCGTGGAGAGCTTTCTAATGCTGAGACTGTGCTGGTAGATGTCGGAACTGGCTTCTTGGTGGAAAAG AAACTCAAGTCCGCCGAAAAGTTCTACGAgggcaaggttgaggagctcggAAACAACTTGAAGGATCTGGAAGTCATTGTGCAACGAAAGCAAACCAATGCACGGACGATTGAGGAGG TTCTGAGGCAAAAGATCATGGctgctcaaggacaaggtgaCCAACAGCAGGCATGA
- a CDS encoding Serine protease, producing MSSNFGTASPSRAAAWKLDLPTSSHPAESVKLPDDGSKDAESIIGEDERVLVDHGDLQEGGKYRSIVKIQSRFNDRTTGRAVWMIGTGWLIRPDLLVTAGHVVYDHGYRYGPADQIKCYIGYNGRDSVKTSAVQARYGLNVISTAEWIESPNNRSRDVAFIQVDRPFTGNLRTFNFTKTPPSGQGIVLGVVGYPGDKSLRDVDGEDEKGAQMYEEFAKTDFDLAASPGNMVEYRVSTFGGQSGAPILRKARGQFTSIGTHCYGGGGQKSNSGNAIGGVYGNNYDAFIALFNIGQQAFGTAANIKSIDCQANGNSSSGTGLNGSLASGLDKGGFTSTGFNSTGFNSSGFDNISSSKDLNGRVTSGQNRSGVPSGDQAEFMQILRTVAGVGSAVLPIASSLLGPMGSLAGMAAGHFLGKLTRESMQSESGMAGMPGDDDAIAARALVAEAALEAILSANESPEHEEVIKKMKDIWSTSTPNVDALAPVLTPGLTECALDIASHRLERAATGTTRQGQESTLLPERRDLGISIHEAGGAEAAFVQAMYGPTRPLADAEGGWGWLGSVISTVGKAAVPIVGKVASGALSGVVGSLGGLLRSESMSDSVSPNEEATRILLKRALMADTALQALMTLPREKLERLQVTHNNSGETEGIIDFIKTGVQKLGPTVLNAAKDMANKYVPIAINYGAKKISTHLGLPAEALPSRTIRKQPSFRDSLNAGNIVKVSHVQNTPEAPASVDLSALLLARQEVWKPSNVWRKDWDDNDDGPVIMTRPPPDF from the exons ATGTCTTCCAACTTTGGTACCGCTTCCCCCAGCCGTGCTGCGGCCTGGAAGCTTGATCTTCCCACCTCGTCTCATCCCGCAGAGTCGGTCAAGCTCCCGGATGATGGAAGCAAGGACGCCGAATCTATCATAGGAGAGGACGAGCGTGTCTTGGTTGATCATGGCGATCTCCAAGAGGGTGGCAAGTACCGCT CCATCGTCAAGATCCAGTCCAGGTTCAATGACAGAACTACTGGCCGCGCCGTTTGGATGATCGGCACCGGTTGGCTGATTCGCCCGGATCTTCTTGTCACTGCTGGACACGTCGTCTACGACCATGGATACCGATATGGTCCCGCCGACCAGATCAAGTGCTACATCGGCTACAACGGCCGTGACTCTGTCAAGACCTCGGCTGTCCAGGCTCGGTATGGCCTCAATGTCATCTCCACGGCTGAGTGGATCGAGTCGCCCAACAACCGAAGCCGCGACGTTGCTTTCATCCAGGTCGACCGCCCATTCACTGGAAACCTCCGCACCTTCAACTTCACCAAGACGCCCCCTTCGGGCCAGGGCATCGTCCTCGGTGTTGTTGGCTATCCTGGAGACAAGTCCCTCAGGGATGTTGATGGCGAAGATGAGAAGGGTGCCCAGATGTACGAGGAGTTCGCAAAGACCGACTTCGACTTGGCTGCCAGCCCTGGCAACATGGTTGAATATCGAGTCTCTACCTTTGGAG GCCAATCCGGCGCCCCGATCCTGCGCAAGGCTCGTGGACAGTTTACCAGCATCGGTACACACTGctatggtggtggtggccagAAGAGCAACTCAGGCAACGCCATCGGTGGTGTGTACGGAAACAACTATGATGCCTTCATTGCCCTGTTCAACATCGGTCAGCAAGCGTTCGGAACTGCTGCCAATATCAAGTCGATTGACTGCCAGGCCAACGGCAACTCTTCCTCGGGCACTGGTCTGAACGGGAGTCTCGCTAGTGGCCTCGACAAGGGCGGCTTCACCAGCACTGGCTTCAACAGCACTGGCTTCAACAGTAGCGGCTTCGACAACATCAGCTCCAGCAAAGACTTGAACGGGAGAGTGACCAGTGGCCAGAACCGAAGCGGTGTTCCATCTGGTGACCAAGCCGAGTTCATGCAGATCCTCAGGACAGTAGCGGGAGTGGGCTCTGCAGTTCTTCCCATCGCCTCCTCTCTGCTTGGGCCCATGGGTTCGCTCGCCGGCATGGCAGCTGGGCATTTCCTCGGGAAACTCACCAGAGAGAGTATGCAGTCTGAGAGTGGCATGGCTGGAATGCctggcgatgacgatgccaTTGCTGCTCGGGCATTGGTTGCCGAAGCAGCCCTTGAGGCGATCCTGTCGGCCAACGAGTCCCCTGAGCATGAGGAAGTCATCAAGAAAATGAAGGATATCTGGTCGACCAGTACTCCCAACGTTGATGCCTTGGCTCCTGTGCTTACCCCAGGCCTCACAGAGTGTGCTCTGGACATTGCCTCTCATCGACTGGAAAGGGCCGCCACTGGTACCACTCGCCAGGGCCAGGAAAGCACTCTGCTTCCCGAGCGCCGCGACCTTGGCATTTCGATCCATGAGGCTGGCGGTGCCGAAGCTGCCTTTGTCCAGGCTATGTATGGACCGACCCGCCCGCTCGCCGACGCAGAGGgaggctggggctggctTGGATCTGTCATCAGCACCGTGGGCAAGGCTGCGGTCCCCATCGTTGGTAAAGTGGCCAGTGGTGCCCTTTCAGGTGTTGTCGGATCGCTGGGGGGACTGCTCCGCAGCGAGTCCATGTCAGACAGCGTCAGTCCCAACGAAGAGGCGACCCGGATTCTCCTCAAGCGCGCCTTGATGGCAGACACGGCGCTACAGGCCTTGATGACCCTTCCCCGCGAGAAGCTGGAGCGCCTGCAGGTCACGCACAACAATAGTGGCGAGACCGAGGGCATCATCGACTTCATCAAGACTGGCGTGCAGAAGCTTGGCCCCACGGTTCTGAACGCTGCCAAGGACATGGCCAACAAGTACGTGCCCATTGCCATCAACTATGGCGCAAAGAAGATCTCGACCCATCTTGGTCTTCCTGCCGAAGCCCTTCCCAGCCGCACCATCCGCAAGCAGCCTTCTTTCCGGGACTCTCTCAATGCTGGAAACATTGTCAAGGTGAGCCATGTCCAGAATACGCCCGAGGCGCCGGCCAGCGTTGATCTTTCTGCCCTTCTCCTGGCTCGTCAGGAGGTCTGGAAGCCTTCCAACGTGTGGCGAAAGGACTGGGATGACAACGATGATGGCCCCGTCATCATGACTCGACCGCCCCCCGACTTTTGA
- a CDS encoding Origin recognition complex subunit 1 → MAPVSSAKRQLPGASQNDFEDELAGDEPSWEWIYNTSPTAERSDEPQSDRKRRKVTGDRIVGAKIGRFECRIGDIVMLKADGSNEAWVALICEFVEDDGEGEKAANFMWFSSEKEIRNKDKKRSDYYWNELYISPSWDINPLASINGKAKVTSLDAFLSKYPQGRIPRNNPEYGKTFVCRRGCNTRTATYTDEFIWEEVYRGEDDLFTMMDMIKNGTKATRRRRKARSPSPADTTYHPPQTPTKTGRGSTVATPTSRRSQIEPGSRTKRSTSKRLEFTPLATRRLSPSQVENSPFQIARSRLHVSSVPTSLPCREGEFSLVYSHLEAAISDGTGNCIYISGTPGTGKTATVREVISRLEEAVGADELDDFIFVEINGMKITDPHQSYTLLWEALKGQRASPAQSLDLLEREFSNPSPRRIPCVVLMDELDQLVTKNQAVMYNFFNWPTLRHSRLIVLAVANTMDLPERTLSNKISSRLGLTRITFPGYNHEQLMKIIQSRLEGVPGNIVDPDAIQFASRKVAAVSGDARRALDICRRAVELAEADAPGDPTTPSKRERLAGSQGQPRGVGRVTIATIKKAINEATTNPVQQHLRSLPLMSKLLMAALMMRIRRTGLAETTFGETLDEIHRASLRAPSALPGVAAVLNNGLKGTQTGAMRPMTRPGHIHTAALELVAAGLINLEAQRAERSSKLRLSIADDEVKMALRDDGDLKALGIGV, encoded by the exons ATGGCCCCCGTCAGTTCAGCCAAGCGCCAATTACCGGGCGCATCCCAAAACGACTTTGAAGATGAACTCGCCGGCGACGAACCCTCGTGGGAATGGATCTACAACACCAGCCCGACGGCCGAGAGGAGCGACGAGCCCCAGAGCGACCGAAAGCGAAGGAAAGTCACGGGGGACAGGATTGTCGGAGCAAAGATTGGCAGGTTCGAGTGCCGGATCGGTGATATCGTCATGCTCAAGGCTGACGGGTCCAATGAGGCCTGGGTCGCCTTGATCTGCGAGTTTGTCGAGGATGATGGTGAGGGAGAGAAGGCGGCCAACTTTATGTGGTTTTCCAGCGAAAAGGAGATTCGGAATAAGGATAAGAAGCGGTCCGACTACTACTGG AACGAACTCTACATCTCTCCATCATGGGATATCAACCCCTTGGCCTCGATTaacggcaaggccaaggttaCATCCCTTGACGCCTTCCTCTCCAAATACCCCCAAGGCCGTATTCCTCGAAACAACCCCGAGTATGGCAAGACGTTTGTCTGCCGGCGAGGCTGCAACACCCGAACGGCTACATACACGGACGAGTTCATCTGGGAGGAGGTTTACCGCGGCGAGGATGACTTGTTCACCATGATGGACATGATCAAGAACGGAACCAAGGCTACTCGTCGTCGTAGAAAGGCTAGAAGTCCTTCCCCGGCGGATACTACCTATCACCCACCACAGACTCCAACCAAGACGGGACGAGGTTCGACAGTGGCCACGCCAACTTCTCGGAGAAGCCAAATTGAGCCCGGCTCCCGTACCAAGAG GAGTACAAGCAAGAGACTTGAATTCACACCGCTGGCAACTCGCAGGCTGTCGCCAAGTCAAGTCGAAAATTCGCCGTTTCAAATAGCCCGCTCACGTCTACACGTTTCCTCTGTTCCTACAAGTCTCCCCTGTCGAGAGGGAGAGTTCTCGCTTGTGTACTCTCACCTCGAAGCCGCCATCTCAGACGGCACTGGTAACTGTATCTACATCTCGGGCACACCAGGAACAGGCAAGACGGCAACAGTACGTGAGGTCATCTCTCGGCTCGAGGAAGCTGTTGGCGCGGACGAGCTTGACGATTTTATCTTTGTCGAGATCAACGGCATGAAGATCACGGATCCTCATCAGTCATATACCCTTCTTTGGGAGGCCCTCAAGGGTCAGCGAGCCAGTCCGGCTCAGTCTCTGGACCTCTTGGAACGAGAGTTCAGCAACCCCAGTCCACGTCGTATCCCTTGCGTGGTGCTTATGGACGAGCTTGATCAGCTGGTGACCAAGAACCAGGCTGTCATGTACAACTTTTTCAACTGGCCAACCTTGCGACATAGTCGTCTTATTGTTCTTGCAGTTGCCAACACCATGGATCTGCCAGAGCGAACTCTGAGCAACAAGATCAGCAGTCGTCTAG GTCTCACACGAATCACATTCCCCGGTTACAACCACGAACAACTCATGAAAATTATTCAGTCACGATTAGAAGGAGTCCCTGGAAACATTGTAGACCCCGATGCCATTCAATTTGCTAGTCGCAAGGTTGCTGCAGTCAGCGGTGACGCTCGAAGAGCTCTCGATATCTGCCGTCGAGCAGTCGAGCTTGCTGAGGCAGATGCCCCTGGCGATCCCACTACCCCCAGCAAGCGAGAGCGATTGGCAGGGTCCCAGGGTCAGCCAAGGGGCGTTGGGCGTGTCACTATCGCCACTATTAAAAAGGCCATCAACGAGGCCACCACAAATCCCGTCCAGCAACACCTCCGCAGTCTCCCACTCATGTCCAAACTCCTCATGGCCGCTCTTATGATGCGCATCCGAAGAACAGGTCTCGCCGAGACGACGTTTGGCGAGACTCTGGATGAGATACACAGAGCAAGCCTCCGAGCTCCGTCTGCGCTCCCAGGCGTGGCGGCGGTTCTCAACAACGGCCTCAAGGGCACGCAGACAGGGGCTATGCGCCCCATGACCAGGCCTGGCCACATCCACACGGCGGCGCTCGAGCTGGTAGCAGCTGGTCTGATCAACCTCGAGGCGCAGCGCGCGGAGCGGTCGAGTAAGCTACGCCTGTCAATTGCAGACGA